A single window of Xylocopilactobacillus apicola DNA harbors:
- a CDS encoding phosphocarrier protein HPr gives MASKDFHIIAETGIHARPATILVQTASNFKADIKLEYKGKSVNLKSIMGVMSLGVGQGADVTISAEGADADEAMNAINETMTKEGLSE, from the coding sequence ATGGCATCTAAAGATTTTCATATTATCGCAGAAACTGGTATTCATGCACGTCCGGCAACAATTTTGGTCCAGACGGCTAGCAATTTCAAGGCGGATATTAAATTAGAATATAAAGGCAAATCAGTTAATTTAAAATCAATCATGGGCGTAATGTCTTTAGGCGTTGGTCAGGGAGCAGATGTAACAATTTCTGCTGAAGGCGCTGATGCGGATGAAGCAATGAACGCAATTAATGAAACAATGACTAAGGAAGGATTGTCAGAATAG